The following are encoded in a window of Narcine bancroftii isolate sNarBan1 chromosome 2, sNarBan1.hap1, whole genome shotgun sequence genomic DNA:
- the LOC138754882 gene encoding uncharacterized protein yields MRPQQTASQTMSFIPNKDSHNANSEVVGLSRHRSGLQHPEGCTRRHGQPGRRRRVMHSCVQEFQRSSCPACETKNCVLLVGGPLPQMKNPCPDLGQRCSSGALQDLAVFSHAYIEPNSVTDQHTHVRPNAPLLSFTPHLMGLANSLQPRPSSGSVRHTVYLPSGAMRHRRYSQSHSGSLRSTVTSQSHAMSGSGRPIESAQFYSPSILSKRSGSSLALSISGSIKQTDQRQTHPTSASKKHSGPSHPKSGSVQYTESSQFRPASGSGKQRGSPQPPSVSWSVRPTESSPPPSACGSRNLRGSSQFHSVSGSRRLSEAHPSASRTRRHATAIHTHSIPAPTRPCKTFRPHLSPDPARPTKTSRPHFSPGPARPTETSQPHLSPGPTRPTKTSRPHLSPSPARPTKTSWPHLSPDPARPTKTSQILPHSGPTGQNETSQSCSSPGPIRRANTSHSHTSPLRHTEINGSHTSSGPIRCADTSQSQPSPGIAKPSKTNGLYTRPGPVRHSNTSYSHSKSKTTQRPVTNGSHPPIRHVHTSHYYTPSVLTVHPERYQYSPKLELRKHANTAHGHCNDDKLGQMSTYGSSSDPVLPIENSQTCSRFSIPSNGTLSQLDPPCHPKNHVEISQLPFGSVPANLAEQSPSPPGSHPIRQVKASPSPDGFTRLPAPSGSSLAWNSEPTQPPSQSVPDPMKCAEEGTHPTVCDPGKHPIICHSPSVPSGIAKSPFSSSGPIRHPFLFPSPIRSGSIGRTSAPPSSASTMRHIESAPSPTGSGPPPSGANTWRQLTPPPAPLSSAAGRPAEILPTLPASRGIGHFNAEAIPSSSRPVTSTETPLCAMLSSPVEHTNPARANTSHGSNLGSTTFPSTAVKCLQVSLCIPGSDTSISHCIPYLAGCSPAPCAERCSNASHSHFDLGPVAEIPASPSGPVTSHFGPPPYRCSNSSHSHSGLEPITPVGLSSGLGSAKCAGAWCSCSPLGKCSNSFHSHLPRDAWTSATTDAVALQSILHPVRCSNSAHSHSSPG; encoded by the coding sequence ATGCGACCTCAGCAGACGGCTTCCCAAACCATGTCATTTATTCCGAACAAGGACTCCCACAACGCGAATTCCGAAGTGGTCGGACTGAGTCGGCACCGCAGCGGGCTGCAACATCCGGAGGGTTGCACAAGGAGGCACGGCCAGCCcggaaggaggaggagagtgatgcACTCTTGTGTTCAGGAGTTTCAACGCAGTTCTTGCCCTGCGTGCGAGACCAAAAACTGCGTGTTACTGGTGGGAGGGCCGCTGCCTCAGATGAAAAACCCCTGCCCTGATTTGGGGCAACGATGCTCATCTGGAGCTTTACAAGATCTGGCTGTGTTTTCTCATGCATACATTGAACCAAATTCAGTAACTGATCAACACACTCATGTCAGGCCCAATGCACCTCTGTTAAGTTTTACTCCTCATCTAATGGGGCTCGCCAATTCATTACAGCCTCGCCCTTCCTCTGGGTCAGTACGGCATACTGTTTACTTGCCCTCTGGAGCAATGAGGCACAGACGTTATTCTCAGTCCCATTCTGGGTCATTAAGATCCACCGTAACATCTCAATCCCATGCCATGTCTGGGTCAGGAAGACCGATCGAATCAGctcagttttattccccctctaTTTTGAGTAAACGCAGTGGATCATCTCTGGCCCTCTCCATCTCTGGGTCCATAAAACAGACAGATCAACGTCAGACTCACCCCACTTCTGCTTCAAAGAAACACAGTGGACCTTCTCATCCCAAATCTGGCTCAGTGCAGTACACTGAATCATCTCAGTTTCGCCCTGCCTCCGGTTCAGGGAAACAACGTGGATCACCTCAGCCCCCCTCCGTCTCCTGGTCAGTAAGACCCACTGAGTCATCTCCGCCTCCTTCCGCCTGTGGTTCAAGGAACCTACGTGGATCATCCCAGTTTCACTCTGTCTCTGGGTCACGAAGACTGTCCGAAGCacatccctctgcctccagaaCAAGAAGACATGCTACAGCGATTCACACTCACTCCATCCCTGCCCCAACAAGACCATGCAAAACATTTCGGCCTCACCTTAGCCCCGATCCAGCCAGGCCCACCAAAACATCTAGGCCTCACTTTAGCCCCGGTCCAGCCAGGCCCACTGAAACATCTCAGCCTCACCTTAGCCCTGGTCCAACCAGGCCCACCAAAACATCTCGGCCTCACCTTAGCCCCAGTCCAGCCAGGCCCACTAAAACATCTTGGCCTCACCTTAGCCCTGATCCAGCCAGGCCCACCAAAACATCTCAGATACTTCCTCATTCTGGTCCAACAGGACAGAATGAAACCTCCCAATCTTGCTCTAGTCCTGGACCAATCAGGCGTGCTAACACATCTCATTCCCACACTAGCCCATTAAGGCACACTGAAATAAATGGGTCTCACACTAGCTCTGGTCCAATAAGGTGTGCTGATACATCTCAATCTCAACCAAGCCCTGGTATTGCAAAGCCCAGTAAGACAAATGGATTGTACACTAGACCTGGCCCAGTAAGGCATTCCAACACATCTTATTCTCACTCAAAGTCTAAGACAACACAACGCCCTGTAACAAATGGGTCTCACCCTCCAATAAGACACGTTCACACATCTCACTACTATACGCCCTCAGTTCTAACAGTTCACCCTGAGAGATATCAATATTCTCCCAAACTTGAGCTGAGAAAACACGCCAACACCGCACATGGTCACTGCAATGACGATAAGTTAGGTCAGATGTCAACCTATGGGTCTAGCTCTGATCCAGTCCTACCAATAGAAAACTCCCAGACTTGCTCCAGATTTAGCATCCCCAGCAATGGCACATTATCTCAGTTGGATCCTCCCTGTCATCCAAAAAACCACGTGGAAATATCTCAGTTGCCTTTTGGCTCTGTACCAGCCAATCTCGCTGAACAGTCTCCATCTCCCCCTGGTTCTCATCCAATAAGGCAGGTAAAAGCATCTCCTTCTCCTGATGGTTTTACAAGGCTCCCTGCTCCTTCAGGTTCAAGTCTAGCATGGAACAGTGAGCCAACTCAACCTCCCTCTCAATCTGTCCCTGACCCTATGAAGTGTGCTGAGGAAGGTACACATCCCACTGTCTGTGACCCAGGAAAGCATCCCATAATATGTCATTCTCCCTCAGTTCCAAGTGGGATTGCCAAATCTCCTTTTTCTAGCTCCGGCCCGATAAGGCACCCTTTCCTTTTTCCATCTCCCATTCGTTCTGGGTCAATAGGACGAACATCGGCCCCTCCCTCGAGCGCTAGCACCATGAGGCACATTGAAAGTGCTCCATCTCCGACTGGCTCTGGTCCACCCCCGTCTGGCGCCAACACCTGGAGGCAGCTCACACCCCCTCCAGCTCCTTTGAGCTCTGCAGCAGGAAGGCCGGCTGAAATACTTCCAACCCTCCCTGCCTCCAGAGGTATTGGGCACTTCAATGCAGAAGCAATTCCCTCCAGCAGTCGTCCAGTCACCTCCACTGAAACTCCTCTGTGTGCCATGCTCTCCAGTCCTGTAGAACACACTAACCCTGCGCGTGCCAACACATCACATGGCAGCAACCTTGGTTCCACAACATTTCCCTCCACAGCTGTGAAGTGCCTACAAGTGTCCCTGTGTATCCCAGGCTCTGACACATCCATATCCCACTGTATTCCCTATCTAGCAGGGTGCTCTCCTGCTCCCTGTGCAGAAAGATGTTCGAACGCGTCTCATTCTCACTTTGACCTCGGCCCCGTAGCTGAAATCCCCGCCTCTCCCTCTGGGCCAGTGACATCGCATTTTGGCCCACCCCCTTACAGATGTTCCAACTCATCGCATTCTCACTCTGGCCTGGAGCCGATAACGCCCGTGGGGCTTTCCTCTGGTCTTGGGTCGGCGAAGTGTGCAGGAGCGTGGTGTTCTTGCTCGCCTCTGGGAAAATGTTCCAACTCTTTCCACTCCCATCTGCCCAGAGATGCCTGGACCTCTGCCACCACTGATGCAGTGGCCCTGCAGTCCATCCTACATCCAGTGAGATGTTCCAACTCAGCTCATTCACACTCCAGCCCTGGTTGA